The following coding sequences lie in one beta proteobacterium CB genomic window:
- a CDS encoding Thioesterase superfamily protein: MYHARYLEIFERSRSEWLQQRGLSPTKLVNEFGIVLPVREITMNFHRPGRLDDLLSIDQVIEHRGRTQIAVKQTAKRIVEGLEPELIASAVLHIVCVDTTTLKPKGLPDWLFAADQ; the protein is encoded by the coding sequence GTGTATCACGCTCGTTATCTGGAAATCTTTGAACGCAGTCGCTCAGAGTGGCTTCAGCAAAGAGGTTTGAGTCCAACAAAACTGGTAAATGAATTTGGGATTGTTCTCCCAGTCCGTGAAATCACGATGAACTTTCATAGGCCGGGGCGCCTAGATGATCTTTTAAGTATTGACCAGGTGATTGAACATCGTGGTCGCACCCAAATTGCCGTCAAGCAAACTGCAAAACGGATTGTTGAAGGTCTAGAGCCCGAGCTAATTGCTAGTGCCGTTCTTCATATTGTTTGCGTCGATACCACCACCCTAAAACCTAAGGGGCTGCCTGATTGGCTATTTGCAGCGGATCAGTAA
- a CDS encoding Putative sulfate transport system substrate-binding protein: MKFSLNRILVSTITALMLLGNSAYAQEKSIVVSSTTSTEQSGLFGFMLPIFKMKTGIDVKVVAVGTGQALDIGRRGDADVVFVHDKPAEEKFVADGYSTKRNEVMYNDFVLIGPKSDPAKIGGGKDIKAAFQKIAAAQAPFVSRGDKSGTHAAELRYWKDAAIAVAPSAWYKETGSGMGPALNTASAMNGYILADRATWLSFKNRGDLTILVQGDPKLFNQYGVMLVNPAKFPHVKKAEGQAFIDWITSKNGQDVIASYQIGGEQLFFPNAKK, from the coding sequence ATGAAATTCTCACTTAACCGAATACTGGTAAGCACCATTACCGCACTCATGCTTTTAGGCAATTCAGCTTATGCGCAAGAGAAAAGCATTGTTGTCTCATCAACCACCTCTACAGAGCAATCTGGTCTTTTTGGCTTCATGCTGCCAATCTTCAAAATGAAAACTGGCATTGACGTCAAGGTAGTTGCTGTTGGTACAGGCCAAGCATTAGACATTGGTCGTCGTGGTGATGCGGATGTGGTCTTTGTTCACGACAAACCGGCTGAAGAGAAATTTGTTGCAGATGGTTACTCTACCAAACGCAATGAAGTCATGTACAACGACTTCGTATTAATTGGACCCAAATCTGATCCAGCCAAAATTGGTGGCGGCAAAGATATTAAGGCGGCGTTTCAGAAAATTGCTGCAGCTCAGGCACCATTCGTATCCCGTGGCGACAAAAGTGGCACACATGCAGCTGAGTTACGTTACTGGAAAGATGCTGCAATCGCAGTAGCCCCTAGCGCCTGGTACAAAGAAACTGGTTCGGGCATGGGTCCAGCCCTCAATACTGCCTCAGCAATGAACGGTTACATCTTGGCTGATCGCGCTACTTGGCTGTCTTTTAAGAACCGTGGTGATTTGACCATCTTGGTTCAGGGAGATCCAAAGCTATTTAATCAATATGGAGTGATGTTGGTTAATCCTGCTAAATTCCCGCACGTGAAAAAAGCAGAAGGCCAAGCATTCATTGATTGGATTACTTCCAAGAACGGTCAAGATGTGATTGCCAGCTATCAAATCGGTGGCGAACAACTCTTCTTCCCGAACGCCAAGAAATAA
- a CDS encoding molybdate metabolism transcriptional regulator, which produces MRIQIRPTLVFGSKNAKDPAVVDLVWLTALLKDIEHGKTLMSACKKMGLSYRNVWQKLNDVEQALGFKLIDRVRGHGSQLSEYARYLIQFTEDFDQKTIRLGQSSLSHLEEGFAQFRVKAKKQWRFASSSDPIIQKAVFEIGGFELITAGSGEALERLLNYEVDIAGFHVSDPQSSQIIAKRLQKEGMQIFPVMKRVQGLLVSKGNPLNIISPKDLLRPKIRFINRQKGSGTRLLLDTILSKEGMDPHRIKGYENEEFTHSAIATAILAKKADVGMGVKSVALENGLDFIQLKDEIFFLAMNEDLSANGDVTKIIRKIRALSSASPGYKSIGLKKQIAGWL; this is translated from the coding sequence ATGAGAATTCAGATTCGGCCAACCCTAGTTTTTGGAAGTAAAAACGCAAAAGACCCGGCTGTAGTGGATTTGGTGTGGTTGACCGCCTTATTAAAAGATATTGAGCACGGTAAAACACTGATGTCTGCTTGCAAGAAAATGGGCTTGTCCTATAGAAATGTGTGGCAAAAATTAAACGATGTTGAGCAAGCGCTTGGTTTCAAGCTCATAGACCGCGTGAGAGGGCATGGGTCCCAGTTATCGGAATACGCTCGATATCTCATTCAATTTACTGAAGACTTTGATCAAAAGACGATACGCCTCGGTCAATCTAGCCTTTCGCACTTAGAAGAGGGTTTTGCTCAATTTAGAGTCAAGGCAAAAAAACAGTGGCGCTTTGCTAGTAGTAGTGATCCGATTATTCAAAAGGCGGTTTTCGAGATTGGTGGCTTCGAGTTAATTACCGCTGGTTCGGGTGAGGCTTTGGAGCGCCTGCTGAATTACGAAGTAGATATTGCGGGGTTCCATGTCTCAGACCCCCAGAGCTCTCAGATCATTGCTAAACGACTGCAAAAGGAGGGGATGCAAATCTTCCCGGTAATGAAACGCGTGCAGGGTTTACTGGTGAGTAAAGGAAACCCGCTGAATATCATTTCACCGAAAGATTTATTAAGGCCCAAGATTCGCTTCATCAATCGGCAAAAGGGATCCGGCACGCGCTTACTGCTCGATACCATTTTGTCTAAAGAAGGTATGGATCCGCATCGCATTAAGGGATACGAGAATGAGGAGTTCACTCACTCCGCAATTGCTACCGCGATATTGGCTAAAAAAGCGGATGTTGGTATGGGTGTTAAAAGTGTTGCCCTGGAGAATGGTCTTGATTTCATTCAACTGAAGGATGAAATCTTCTTCTTAGCTATGAATGAAGACCTGAGTGCTAATGGCGATGTTACAAAAATCATTCGTAAAATTCGAGCTCTCTCCAGTGCTAGTCCAGGCTATAAATCCATTGGACTCAAAAAGCAGATCGCTGGCTGGCTATAA
- a CDS encoding FeoA family protein — MNLEEILPGVRARVSKIATTGDQCEDIRGQLEDIGFLPGEQVEVLRKGLLGQGPILIRVGSSTFALRESEARLVEVEIL, encoded by the coding sequence ATGAATCTTGAAGAGATCCTTCCAGGCGTCAGAGCCCGCGTTAGCAAGATCGCCACTACAGGTGACCAGTGCGAGGATATTCGCGGCCAACTAGAGGACATTGGTTTTCTCCCTGGCGAGCAGGTAGAGGTCTTACGTAAAGGATTGTTAGGTCAGGGTCCGATCCTGATTAGGGTTGGATCATCCACATTTGCTTTGCGTGAATCTGAGGCGCGACTAGTTGAGGTGGAAATTCTTTAA
- a CDS encoding GCN5-related N-acetyltransferase, with protein sequence MILIKSWQDAQREAYPIRKLVFIEEQGVPEEMELDVFDPLAQHALAYLDSQCIGTARLLAPSRTTGRIGRMAVLPQYRKQGHGGRLLRALLEQGQSKGITQFELHAQLSAIPFYEQLGFIAQGATYDEAGIAHRDMILSI encoded by the coding sequence GTGATCTTGATTAAATCCTGGCAAGATGCCCAACGGGAGGCTTACCCAATTCGTAAATTGGTCTTTATTGAAGAACAAGGGGTGCCAGAAGAGATGGAGCTGGATGTATTTGATCCGCTTGCACAGCATGCCCTTGCCTACCTAGATTCTCAATGTATTGGGACGGCTCGCCTGCTAGCCCCCAGCAGGACTACGGGAAGAATTGGGCGGATGGCAGTATTGCCTCAATATCGCAAGCAAGGTCACGGCGGGCGATTACTTCGCGCCTTGCTTGAGCAGGGTCAATCCAAGGGCATCACGCAGTTTGAGCTGCACGCCCAGCTATCAGCCATTCCTTTTTATGAGCAATTAGGGTTTATTGCACAAGGCGCTACCTACGACGAAGCTGGCATCGCACATCGCGATATGATTCTCAGTATCTAA
- a CDS encoding Ferrous iron transport protein B, producing the protein MSEAQIHFFPSEPLVALLGNPNCGKTALFNLLTGSRQKVANYSGVTVERKEGRLTLASEKVVRILDLPGAYSLYPRSLDERVTCNVLHGNAAGEKRPDLVLCVLNAMNLRRNLRLVLSAKRLGLPCVVVLNMVDVAKRQGVNVDAKALSQELGLPVIATVGIQSNGADELKQYLSELNWKNLSGLRTSDVNEHIESSRDHTAHTELDNEQVQLILQNLGLDQIIPDRLSDRLDSVLLHSVFGPIILAVVLFFIFQAVFSWATLPMEAIEAAVDWLGALLTEALPNNWLRSLLVDGILAGAGGVLIFLPQILILYFFILILEESGYLPRAAYLLDRLMGRVGLSGRSFIPLLSSFACAIPGIMATRSISNARDRLVTILIAPMMTCSARLPVYALLISAFIPERKLWAGLDLQGLVLFLLYVAGITGAMAVAWILKRFTSEKFQLNALMMELPSYHLPRLGNLAIGLWQRAEIFLRRVGGIILIMTVCLWALSSFPLPPENAIGSPIQYSIAGMMGKALAVVFEPIGFNWQISIALVPGMAAREVVVSSLATVYALSSSGVDAADALVPLISKGWSLATALSLLAWFVFAPQCLSTIAAVKRETGGWRIPVIMLSYLFGLAYLAAFITFRVASYFGLA; encoded by the coding sequence ATGTCTGAAGCGCAGATTCATTTCTTCCCAAGCGAGCCCTTGGTTGCATTGTTGGGTAATCCCAATTGCGGAAAAACGGCACTCTTTAATTTGCTCACGGGCAGCCGTCAAAAGGTGGCTAATTATTCTGGTGTGACCGTGGAGAGAAAGGAAGGGCGCCTAACTCTCGCATCCGAAAAAGTAGTACGCATTCTGGATCTTCCAGGCGCTTACAGTTTGTACCCGCGGTCCTTAGATGAGCGAGTGACTTGCAATGTGCTTCACGGCAATGCTGCAGGCGAAAAGCGTCCTGATCTTGTCCTGTGCGTTCTGAATGCAATGAACCTCAGGCGTAATTTACGTTTGGTCTTATCAGCAAAACGCTTGGGCTTGCCTTGTGTTGTAGTGCTCAATATGGTGGATGTTGCCAAGCGTCAAGGTGTAAATGTGGACGCCAAAGCTTTATCTCAAGAGTTGGGTCTGCCTGTGATTGCTACAGTGGGCATTCAATCGAATGGTGCTGATGAGCTCAAGCAGTACTTAAGTGAGTTGAATTGGAAAAACTTATCTGGATTGCGTACCAGTGACGTTAATGAGCATATAGAGAGCTCGCGCGATCACACCGCACATACTGAGCTAGACAATGAACAGGTTCAGTTGATATTACAAAATTTAGGTTTGGATCAAATCATTCCGGATCGCTTAAGTGATCGCCTAGATTCCGTACTGCTGCATTCTGTATTTGGTCCGATCATCCTAGCTGTGGTCCTCTTCTTTATTTTCCAGGCTGTATTTAGTTGGGCAACTTTACCCATGGAAGCGATTGAAGCTGCGGTAGATTGGCTTGGGGCCTTGTTGACTGAAGCGCTTCCAAATAACTGGCTACGTAGTTTATTGGTTGATGGGATTCTCGCTGGCGCTGGCGGGGTGTTGATTTTCTTGCCTCAGATTTTGATTCTGTACTTCTTTATTCTCATATTGGAAGAGTCTGGCTACTTACCGCGGGCCGCCTATTTATTAGATCGCTTGATGGGGCGGGTGGGGCTATCTGGCAGATCTTTTATTCCACTTTTATCGAGCTTTGCCTGCGCCATTCCCGGGATTATGGCTACACGCAGCATCTCCAATGCACGCGATCGTTTGGTGACAATTTTGATTGCACCGATGATGACGTGTTCGGCACGTCTACCTGTATATGCCTTATTGATTTCAGCGTTTATTCCCGAGCGTAAATTATGGGCTGGATTGGATTTACAGGGCCTAGTACTTTTCTTGCTCTATGTTGCTGGCATTACTGGCGCTATGGCAGTAGCTTGGATACTCAAACGCTTTACTAGTGAAAAGTTTCAGCTCAATGCCTTGATGATGGAGTTGCCGAGCTACCATTTGCCACGCTTAGGTAATTTAGCAATTGGTTTATGGCAGCGCGCAGAAATTTTCTTGCGTCGCGTTGGCGGCATTATTCTGATCATGACGGTTTGTCTATGGGCACTCTCCAGCTTTCCACTCCCCCCTGAAAATGCAATTGGTTCACCCATTCAGTACAGCATTGCTGGAATGATGGGTAAAGCTTTGGCAGTGGTGTTCGAGCCGATTGGATTTAATTGGCAAATTAGCATTGCCCTAGTGCCCGGCATGGCAGCGCGTGAAGTGGTGGTCAGTTCTTTGGCAACCGTGTACGCATTATCGAGCTCTGGTGTAGATGCGGCAGATGCCTTGGTGCCCTTGATTTCTAAAGGCTGGAGTTTGGCTACGGCCTTATCTCTTTTGGCTTGGTTTGTATTTGCCCCTCAGTGCCTATCGACAATTGCGGCTGTCAAAAGGGAGACGGGCGGCTGGAGGATCCCGGTCATTATGCTGAGCTACCTCTTTGGCTTAGCCTACCTGGCAGCCTTCATCACCTTTAGGGTTGCAAGTTATTTTGGTTTGGCTTAG
- a CDS encoding TOBE domain-containing protein translates to MELKVKLSARNTLSGKVVELRMGQTTSHVKLDIGAGHIITASITNEAVDELNLKVGDQAWAVIKASDVMIAKDA, encoded by the coding sequence ATGGAACTTAAAGTCAAACTCAGCGCACGCAATACTCTCAGCGGCAAAGTGGTTGAACTCAGAATGGGTCAGACTACCTCGCACGTTAAGCTCGATATTGGCGCCGGCCACATCATCACCGCCTCCATTACCAATGAGGCTGTCGATGAGCTTAATCTTAAGGTCGGTGATCAGGCCTGGGCTGTAATTAAAGCCTCTGATGTCATGATTGCTAAAGACGCTTAA
- a CDS encoding Putative cytochrome c5: MNLSLRSLILVAASTASITAFAEPGENTYKQVCAACHGSGVLNAPKFGDKAKWTPLIAEGQVTLTAHAYVGVRAMPPKGGNPNLTVEGFADAVAYMANKAGGNWKTPDAKTLAAINKEIEARKAGLNKKQ, from the coding sequence ATGAATTTGTCTCTTCGATCCCTGATCCTTGTTGCCGCCTCTACTGCCAGTATTACAGCATTTGCTGAGCCTGGCGAGAACACCTACAAACAAGTTTGTGCGGCCTGTCATGGTTCGGGTGTTTTAAATGCCCCTAAGTTTGGCGATAAAGCTAAATGGACCCCCTTGATTGCTGAGGGCCAGGTTACTCTTACGGCACATGCTTACGTTGGAGTAAGAGCAATGCCCCCTAAGGGCGGCAATCCCAATCTCACAGTTGAAGGTTTTGCAGATGCAGTAGCCTACATGGCCAATAAGGCTGGTGGCAATTGGAAGACCCCTGATGCAAAAACCCTTGCGGCGATCAATAAAGAAATCGAAGCTCGTAAAGCCGGCTTAAATAAAAAGCAGTAA
- a CDS encoding putative ABC transporter substrate binding protein precursor translates to MKNLHPFISALLTTLLISLGMQTSLAQSNPPKVEATYGQGAKSFKLATGSPGELGLLQQLGEAFDKKEGARLVWIKAGSGASLNLLKTQQVDMIMVHAPDSVNKAIAEGWATGRTLIGSNEFYIVGPKADAAKIKSASSGADAYAKIAKAQANFISRGDKSGTHQKEMDIWKKAGIAPEGNWYIVTNDFMTASLKRANADKAYFMTDSSTWVAEKNIAPDLQILYRGDPYLVNTYDALVAPVGATENRDIAAKFIQFVASDEGQGIIRNYGKAQYKEALYNDAVYAKQYVH, encoded by the coding sequence ATGAAAAATCTACACCCATTTATCAGCGCGCTACTCACCACTTTATTAATAAGCCTTGGAATGCAAACATCGCTAGCGCAATCCAATCCACCAAAAGTAGAGGCTACTTATGGTCAAGGCGCTAAGAGTTTTAAATTGGCAACCGGTAGCCCTGGGGAGTTAGGCCTACTACAGCAACTTGGTGAGGCATTTGATAAGAAGGAAGGTGCGCGTCTAGTGTGGATTAAAGCTGGAAGTGGTGCATCTCTTAATTTGCTGAAAACACAGCAAGTTGACATGATCATGGTGCATGCACCAGATAGTGTTAACAAAGCTATTGCTGAGGGATGGGCAACTGGAAGAACGCTGATTGGATCCAATGAGTTTTATATTGTTGGACCTAAAGCGGATGCTGCAAAAATTAAATCCGCCAGCAGTGGTGCAGATGCTTATGCGAAGATTGCAAAGGCACAAGCCAACTTTATCTCTAGGGGCGATAAATCCGGCACACACCAAAAAGAAATGGATATTTGGAAAAAAGCGGGGATTGCGCCTGAAGGTAATTGGTACATCGTTACTAATGACTTTATGACAGCATCACTCAAGAGAGCAAATGCCGATAAAGCCTATTTCATGACGGACAGCAGCACATGGGTGGCAGAGAAAAATATTGCCCCTGACCTACAAATTTTGTATCGCGGTGACCCTTATTTAGTCAATACCTATGATGCCTTAGTGGCTCCGGTAGGCGCTACTGAGAATCGCGATATTGCCGCTAAGTTCATTCAGTTTGTAGCGTCTGATGAAGGCCAGGGAATTATTCGCAATTATGGCAAGGCGCAGTACAAGGAGGCCCTCTACAACGATGCTGTCTACGCCAAACAATACGTCCACTAG